The following nucleotide sequence is from Aspergillus nidulans FGSC A4 chromosome I.
aTAATTGAGCTAGATATAGGATATCTGTATCTGTACAAAATGTAAGAGAATCAAAAAAATGTTGTTTATATACGGGTTTCCAGTGTTGAATTAGAGCAACATATATAAGATAAAGCATGGCCTATTTGAAGCtgactagttagtaactagaCCCAGACTAGTCTACCCTAAGGTACTTACAGCTTTGCCAAGTATTATCTTAGGAGCACACCCTACTTGTTGCAGCTGACAAGCTTGATATCTCTTAAATATATAAAGCACACCAAAGAAATGtctatataaatataattagTCCTTGATTAGTCTCTAATTAAATAAAGACTAGTTACTCATGAGATTGCTTTCTGTTTTTTAGGATCTATTTCTGTCTCTTTAATAAGTTGTTGCTCCTGTCAGATATAGttccagtcatcttctgtaACCTTGTAATAGTATATATTTCTAAGGTTAGGATAGAGATAAGAGTATATTTGAACGCCTGAATACTAGTACTGTATTTAAGTAACCCTGCCTTGAATATAGGGTGATTGAGTATTATAACACTCCAACTGGCAAGCATGGTATTGAGTCTGTGACTAGTCAGCAACTAGTCCCTTATTAGTTATAGAATAAATATTTTTAATAAGTCTTCCCTTATCTTCCCTGCTCCTTACCTGGTTCGGATCAAGTAGGACAATATAGGTATAGCTATTCTGATGAGATTCAGGATAGTAAGGTAACATATAGCAGTATTCAAGTTTAGATGTGATTAGAGGACGTGTTGGATGATTGCTAAGAATAACTCTGTCAATCTGCTgctagttagcaactagtcACAAACTAGGTAAGAAAAATGAAGTCTTGTACCTGTTCTGGAACGTCAATAGCACCTGGAATTTGCAGAGTTGTAGACATGGTGGCAGCAAGTTGCAAACTAGTCAGTGACTAGTCTGAGACTATTTCTTATTGGCagattgaagttgaggtaAATAAAGGAGGAAAAGTCCATTACTGACAAGTAGTATTATATTTTAGCTAACTCTAAGTTGACCTTACTCCTTTGGGTTAGTGCGCTCAAAAGAGGAATAgccgacttagagttagctcgCGACATTTACCACGTCACATGTGGTCTCGCCTAAAAGgaatgaaaaagaagcatCCAATGGACGCAACAAAACGTTTTCTCGTGGAGTCAGAAATTTCCCCGCATGCCCACTATCATTACTATCATTGTAACTCTGAGGGAAATGTCGATGCCACATGGTCCTCTGTTGACTTCACAGTGTATTTCTTCATCAAATTGCGCAGCGACTGGAGCAAAATAAGGTTGTGCCTGTCATAGACATGATCCACCGTCCTGGATCTCGCTGACTTTGTGCGAATATAAAGACTCTTGCGCACCCTTGCTTTCGATAACTTTCTTGCTCACACTGCCTGTCTACCATTCTACCATGAAGGTCTCTGTCCTTGTGAAGCTTGGTGCCCTCGCAAGGCTGACCACCGCCAGCTTGGTGAGTCTAGCTCTGAACGCTTAATTCCTTCTGAACACCATAAAGGCTAACCTTCCGCAGCTAACCCGGCAGTCACAATGCAGCGGAGAGCCTGCCACTCTAACATTAAGCGACCCTCCGTACCAGAACTTCTTCTACTCTGACTGCAACACCGCTGCCCAGCTTGTCGTTACAAGTCCCCTTCCAGACAGCGATCTGGAAATCATCGGCCCGCGCTTGATCGTGGCCTGGCCTGCTGGTAATAGCGGAGTATGTGCCTTCTTCGCGCCGCAGAATGGGGTCAATGGCAGTCTCTCAATCTCGCTTGTTAATTCGACAGCTGGCCCTCCATTAACCGCTATCCACACTGAGCCACCTGAGAATTCTGCGACCGATTTGCCGATAGTGGGTGTACAGGGAATCGTGAGGTTCAACGCATCGGCTGTCCTGACCGTTCCTATTTTGGGAAGTATTAGGACGATCAGAGATTTTGTCGAAGGACCCAGTCTTCTGTACCCTGAGGTGCAGGACGCTATCATGTTTGGCACCACTCCAGATGGGGGCGTTACGCTTGAACGCCTCTGGCTGGATAATGTTACCACCACTAGTCTTAACTTCGTGCCCATGAACTCGAGCTATAGCCAGGTTTCAATTGCGGGCAGGACAGTGACTTTCACACCGGGGGATTATATGTTCTCCGCATCCTACAACTATCCCCAGTTGACGCAGCTGAAGCCATCGGCTGTGCTTGCTAACAAGTCCGCCGATCTCATTACCGAGTATCCTACCCAAACAACAGCACTGTCATTCCTATCGTACTCCGAGAAACTCCTGGCCGGAGCGTGGAGGTTTCTGACATACTTTGGCCGGGACTCGATGATATCTGCGCTACTTTTAGACCCGATTTTGAGCAGTGGTGAAGATAGTGCCATGGAAGCTGTTATTGGCTCTGTTCTGGAACGGATTAATCGCACGGATGGAAGTGCTTGCCACGAGGAGACGATTGGGTATGCTCTGCATAGTAAATGCTCTGTTTTAATTGCTTGGAAGCTGACTGCTTAGCGATTACGCCACCTGGATGAATTTACAAAACGGCATACAGAGCAATGATATGATTTGTGATTATAAAATGGTATCCTGGCTATGCACATTCCGAAGAAGTTGGCTAACAGCATCAGATTGATACcgatttcttcttgccgGTCTTGATGCAGAGATATTTCCTGGAAAACCAAGTCGGGCGGACGAGATTCCCGGCCTTTTCAAAGTAAGTCATCCTCTGCCTTACCTGGTCTTGCTTGGATTGGAAATGTTAATGTTATAGGATTCCCGCCGGCTCTGTCGATGCTTTGAACCAGAACATCACATACGGTGAACTCGCCTTCCGCAACGCCCAGCGAGTTCTACGTTTAGCCGCTCCATTCGTGAAAAATCCCGTGAAGGAAAATCTGATCCATCTGAAGCCGAATGAGGTTGTCGGCCAATGGAGAGATAGCACTTATGGTGGGTTCCAAGCGTTTAACAAACTACGTGCAGATTTTTGAATCTGATAACTGAGACACTATGCAGGCCTTGGTGGCGGTCGTATCCCATACGATGTAAATACAGCCCTAGTGCCTGCCGCCCTTCGTGCCATTTCGGCTCTCGCTCGCGAAGGCGTCTTTACAACCGACAAGCGCTGGGCTACCCTTGCAGATCGATATGCCAAGGTCTGGGAGGATGAGACCTTGTCATTTTTCGAGGTGCGTCTGAGCCCAAGTTCCAACGTT
It contains:
- a CDS encoding uncharacterized protein (transcript_id=CADANIAT00006493), which codes for MSTTLQIPGAIDVPEQNSYTYIVLLDPNQTFLCSSLGLVLD
- a CDS encoding uncharacterized protein (transcript_id=CADANIAT00006494), producing MKVSVLVKLGALARLTTASLLTRQSQCSGEPATLTLSDPPYQNFFYSDCNTAAQLVVTSPLPDSDLEIIGPRLIVAWPAGNSGVCAFFAPQNGVNGSLSISLVNSTAGPPLTAIHTEPPENSATDLPIVGVQGIVRFNASAVLTVPILGSIRTIRDFVEGPSLLYPEVQDAIMFGTTPDGGVTLERLWLDNVTTTSLNFVPMNSSYSQVSIAGRTVTFTPGDYMFSASYNYPQLTQLKPSAVLANKSADLITEYPTQTTALSFLSYSEKLLAGAWRFLTYFGRDSMISALLLDPILSSGEDSAMEAVIGSVLERINRTDGSACHEETIGIPAGSVDALNQNITYGELAFRNAQRVLRLAAPFVKNPVKENLIHLKPNEVVGQWRDSTYGLGGGRIPYDVNTALVPAALRAISALAREGVFTTDKRWATLADRYAKVWEDETLSFFEVTIPKETAKSLVQSYTNRTRFEGPSHANSIDDDIHFHAVALDGNNNLSHVEVMNTDDCFRHFLLNTTNQAQLTAFVNQTANNIRRTFPAGLMTGVGLVVANPAYGSDPVYARNFTNGAYHGTVVWSWQLAMMARGLEQQLGRCIDSKEAAVPQFCKDDTVYTNVQLAYNLLWDNLEANSAQLSSEVWSWVFRDGRFIPTPLGVLPAPPGVGGQTGGSNDTIF